The genomic window CGTCGATGCGCACCGTCGAGGCGAACTTGGCCCCACCGTGCACCACCCGGTGACCGACCGCCCCCGGGGCAGTCTCCCGCAGGTCTGGACCATGCTCGGCGAACTGCACGGTGAGCAGCTCAAACGCGGCAGCGTGGTCTCGGACCTCCTGCTCGGTGACGTGGTCGGTGCCGTCGACGGTATGCCGTGCGCTCCCGTCGTCGAGGCCGATCCGCTCGATCAGTCCGGTCGCCAGGGACTGGCCCGTGTCGGCGCGGACCAGCTGGTATTTCAGGGAGGAGGACCCGGCGTTGATCACCAGGACCGGCGCTGCGGGGTCAACCGGGTCGGACGGCATACTCACTTCGTCTCCTTGGCCTGGACCGCGGTGATGGCGACCGTGTTGACGATGTCACGGACCGTCGCACCACGCGACAGGTCGTTGACCGGCTTGCGCAGGCCCTGCAGGACCGGACCCACCGCGATCGCCTGGGCGCTGCGCTGGACCGCCTTGTAGGTGTTGTTGCCCGTGTTGAGGTCGGGGAAGATCAGCACGGTCGCGCGCCCGGCCACCGTCGAGTCCTTCAGCTTGGTGGCGGCGACGGCTGCGTCGACCGCGGCGTCATACTGGATCGGCCCCTCGACCTGCAGCTCCGGAGCCAGCTGCCGGACCAGCTCTGTCGCCGTGCGCACCTTGTCGACATCGGCACCCGTCCCGGAGCCTCCCGTGGAGTAGGAGAGCATCGCCACGCGCGGCTCCACCCCGAACTGGGCGGCGGTCCGGGCGGAGGAGATGGCAATGTCCGCGAGCTGCTCGGCCGTGGGGTCGGGGTTGATGGCGCAGTCGCCATAGACGAGCACCTGGTCGGCCAGGCACATGAAGAAGACCGAGGAGACGACCGAGACCCCCTCGTCGGTGCGGATCACCTCAAGCGCGGGACGGATCGTGTGGGCCGTGGTCGTGATCGACCCAGAAACCATGCCGTCGGCGTCACCGTTGAGCACCATGAAGGTGCCGAAGTAGGACGGGTCGACCACCGTGTCGATCGCGCGGTCGAGGGTGACGCCCTTGTGGGCCCGCAGCTCGGCATACTGCTCGGCATAGGCCTGGCGACGCGGGTCGGTCGCAGGGTCGACGCAGGTCGCCGCCTCGATCCGCAACCCCAGCGAGGTTGCCCGAGCACGGATCTCGTCCTCCGGCCCGAGGAGGATGAGGTTGGCAACTCCGCGGGTCAGCAGTTGGTCGGCGGCGCGCAGGATGCGCTCCTCCAGTCCCTCCGGCAGGACCACGGTGGCCGCCGCCTCCCGGGCCCACTCCGTCAGTCGGTGCTCGAACATGCGCGGCGTCACGATGCCGGAGGCGCGGGTGACGCCCTGGGGCAGCAAGGCAGCGAGGTCCAGGTTGGCGTTGACCAGCGCGACGGCCTCTTCGATCTTGCGGTGTGAGCCGGACGCGATGCGAGGCCGTGCGCCATAGCACTTGGTCGCTGTGGTGAAGGTGCCGTAGGAGGTGGTGACCACGGGCAGCTGGACCTCAAGCCCCTCGACCAGCCGTCGCACGTGCGGGTTCAGCGGGAAGCCGCCGTTGAGGACGATGCCCGACAGCCCGGGGAAGGTGCTCGCCCGGTGGGCCTGCAACGAGGCGAGCAGGACCTCCTCACGGTCGGCGGGGCAGATGACGACTGCGCCCTCCTTGAGCCGGTCCAGGACGTTGGGCATGGTCATGCCGGCCACGATCAGGCTCATCGACTCCTGGTCCAGCAGCGCCTCGTCGCCCAGAAGGAGCTCGCCGTCGACGGCGGTCATCAGGTCACGAACCGTGGGCGCGGCGAGGATCGCGTTGGCCGGCAGGACGTA from Ornithinimicrobium cryptoxanthini includes these protein-coding regions:
- the pta gene encoding phosphate acetyltransferase is translated as MPTSLYLASAESRSGKSAVALGLLAQLTRLGGRVGVFRPIVQDDVPDHVLQLLLPRASSPLGEAEAVGVTYDRIHANAEGAISEVVDRFHQYADAHDAVLVVGSDFTDIPGPTEFSVNASIAANIGSPMMLVVPAIDRSAEDVVTAASLNVHEARIRHADVLGVIANRVAPDQVEPTRAALAQHLGEHSAYVLPANAILAAPTVRDLMTAVDGELLLGDEALLDQESMSLIVAGMTMPNVLDRLKEGAVVICPADREEVLLASLQAHRASTFPGLSGIVLNGGFPLNPHVRRLVEGLEVQLPVVTTSYGTFTTATKCYGARPRIASGSHRKIEEAVALVNANLDLAALLPQGVTRASGIVTPRMFEHRLTEWAREAAATVVLPEGLEERILRAADQLLTRGVANLILLGPEDEIRARATSLGLRIEAATCVDPATDPRRQAYAEQYAELRAHKGVTLDRAIDTVVDPSYFGTFMVLNGDADGMVSGSITTTAHTIRPALEVIRTDEGVSVVSSVFFMCLADQVLVYGDCAINPDPTAEQLADIAISSARTAAQFGVEPRVAMLSYSTGGSGTGADVDKVRTATELVRQLAPELQVEGPIQYDAAVDAAVAATKLKDSTVAGRATVLIFPDLNTGNNTYKAVQRSAQAIAVGPVLQGLRKPVNDLSRGATVRDIVNTVAITAVQAKETK